CTGAACCGAACTCAAAAATAATGTGTATAATCCCTTGCCCACCCAACTCTAAGCCACCCAACTCTAAGCCCACCCAACTCTAAGCCCACTCTCCCAACCCCTAGCCTTTCTCCACATTGCAAACCCTAGCTGAAGCAATGTCCACTGGACCATCTGCCACTGCCACACTTGCTGAAGATCACACTGTACCTTCACAGTAGCTGCATTGCCACCCACCCTGCTAGATCTTTGGCAATGATTCTCCCACCAAGGCATCCTTCCAACTCCGATGGTGCAAACTCCTCCCAACTTCTCCCTTGGGAATAGGGATTCTTTGGTTGTTTAACTGCACTTTCACTTCCAAGAATTTACCTTTGCAATTCGATCTACCAAATGTTTTGTGACAAGAGACACACTCCAAATTGTAAATTAAGGAAGATAATCACACCCCCACCTTGTGACTGAAAGCGTGATCCTAATCCACTGATTCCTGACTCGGGATCTCTCCTCCAAATGAACAATATCCCCTTCCCGATCTTttccaaatgcatatcaaaacTCTTGCTTTTGATCTGCACCGACTTGAGATTCTCCTCCATACCTACCTTCAATCAGATCAATAGATGGAGGGAGGCTTTTGCAGGGGAGAAAGAGAGCAAGAGAAAGAGACCATCGCAGAGTTACCAAAGAAATATTTTACACATAGTATATCCCTTTTAATAGATGCAGAGTCAACATGTACTATATCCATTTTAACTGAAGAATGCCATTTAAGGGAGCAAAATATTACAAGACTAATCACCATTCAAAGGACAAAAAGTGGACAGCCAAGAAACATGCCCATAGAGCCCAATTGAAAATGGATAAGTTGAAGTGAAAAGGGCAACTGAGAAATGATTGCATTCATGAATGAAATAGGGGCAACACTAGATAGTTGATTATAATGGTCCTGCCAAATGGCACAAAGAACAGAAGAGGCAGAAGTGAAAAAAAATTATGCTCCAAGTCGAAGATATGCAAACCAGAGAGGCTGGAAGCATTAAGGCATTGGTTGAGTTGGCGAGAGAAGGACATGTTTGTGCGTGTACGTGCGCAACAGAAAATCTCTATCCATAAAGGAGGATGGGAAAAAAACTCACTCATATCACATTACCCTAAATCAACAGTAGAGATTGATTTATGAGTCCAATCAACGACAAAACCTTCTGTTACATTTTTCCACTCAGGCATGTAAAGACATGGCTTGGTATAATTGCACAAAGAACAACAATAAAAGTGAAAGGATATGATCTAAGTAGAAGATGTGCAAACCAAgctgttagccttagtggctacataatcatatttaatgtgttttgatgatataaacCTATTTGTAGTTCCAAGTTTAACCTGTCTTTGCAAATCAAGTcagtacaagtgacaaatacatgaaggtactggatcaaaggcaaagatcggaccgagcagacattcaagtaggaaagatcaaaaagACACTCACtcagaagaactcaagcacatccaaggttgctaatgtagaatcatatgtaatggggagtgtttgaggtagtgttCATTGTAACTCTTGCAATTATGTTTCACACATGTTtactgagcaagagttgagcaaattgcatatgcatactaggacataagagtatataggatatcaccaaatCATAATTTAGTACTTAtgaattttcaaagtaaaaacaagagttttataaaaatatcctttactcaaatgtatttttatataaaacaagttttaaatcatattagtgttatgatctttaaaaaattttgtcctGGTTAGGTTTAAAACCTTAGTTATGCAcctctcaaatttcctgaacacccttcagtatttggagcataacctttcctagaaaactccaaaaagggcAATCTTGGTATCTACCGAAAGTTaggaaaaaatctcacaactttcatgttgaagactTTCATTGATTTGGGTAATCAGTCGACAGTTTGGGGTAAACAGTCGACGGTTTCGAGCAAAAATGTGGCCCAGTTGAAACAGTCGACTGATTGGGGTAATCAGTCGACTAATTGGGATAAATAGTAGACTAATTGGGTTAAACAGTTGACGGTTTGTGTAGGGATTCAAGCCCCAACGGCtataaacggctagttttcaaagtaaacaattatTTTACaagcccaacggccataaaacggctagtaacccattttgcctataaatacaagtccaaagattTGTTTAAACATTGATCTTAATAGTTTTATATCATTTGCAAGCACACTTCAATTAGTTCATCATATTtgtgctcaacttctctcttgctCCTTAATCATAGTGTGATAcattactttgagagagattgTGTGAGGATTTGATTGTATCAAATATCAGCTCATTGAAGGAGCATCTATATTTGTAATTGTTTTCTTCCATCTTCAAGTTgtaaaaggttcttggtgaactagttcgaaaagggttcttggtgaaccttgcgacTCTTGGTGAGCGAAAGAGATTTGTTCCcggttgtaaaggcttctccgccggttaaggagtttatagtggattgagaatccttgagtgtgtctcaaagcgtggacgtaggcaaggggctgaaccacgttaaaatcgTTTGTTAAGATTTTATTCCCTaaactctttaatttatatcttgtgcttgatttattttcttttacattgtgatataattacttgcatcttgccaagaattattattttgcaaaaaaaagcctaaatacgcaaaagagtccattcatccccccccccctctctctagACTCTACTCTAGGGCCAACACAAGCAAATCAAAATAATTAGTACATTGTCGACTGAGGTgagaaaaagtttttttttaaaatgtctaACCATGAAGTAGAACACAAAAATAAAATTCCTGTAGCACACTCTAAATCAGGAATAAGGCATGGACTGATTGAGTGGTTGAGTATGATCAACGATGAAATCTTTAATGTTCcacttaaactttaatatttttttttttataaaaaaaaaatggaagaaatcTTTTAGGAGAAGGAAAAAGACAAAAGTAAACaaccccctccccccctcccccctcccaaaaaaaagataaatacatacaaaaatataatagTAAAAAGCTAACAAAGACATCCAATCACAACAAAAAGTGCTCATGAAATCTTAATGTCAAATCTTAATCATGTGGCATTAAATTAAGTGTCTAGTTCTCAAAACTGAATCAACTTCTGAAGTTGTGAAATGATTTAGAAACTAAAATGGGTTTGAACACTCAACAGTTTAGAGTTGCTTGGCAATTCTTCTAAACATATCATTTTAActtctaaaaatccaaaaaaagttaaaaagaaaaattgaaaattttagtcTCAAAAGTGCACACAAGAAATTGGCCTTGCTACTCCTGAAAATGAAGGAGAATATAGAGAAAGAAACATTAGCACGGAAAATTGAATAACAAATGAGttccaaaaaaaacaaaattcaCAGAAAAAATTACTCAAGTTGAGGGCTTAGGCATTAAATCCCTTTCCTCATTTAACAAGACCCTCCTTGGCAAAAGGCTCTAGAGATAATGAAAAAAATGTGATCATCTGTGGATGAAGGTCGTTGCTGCTGAATATGACTCCAAACACAATGGGTGGGACTCTAGGGCAAGAAGGGAGTTTTCTTGAGGAGGGGTTAGAAGCGATAGAAAACGTGGATGGAGTGATTTGCTTTGAGGGGTGGGAAATGGCAGCAATATCCCTTCTTGGCATGACACCATGACCACAGGATCtatacacccccccccccctcctcaaTCCAACAAAACATCCGTGGTAAACAATCAATTCCTTGACCTCTCTTCTCCATAGCCCATAATAAAGAAGTTCTAGTTAGCTCCTGTTTTTTTTCTCCTTGATGATGATTGACCATGAACATTTCCTTCTTGAAGAATGCAAAAAAGTGAGAATTTGAAACCTACTCTAAACTCTTTGACAAGATTAATGGGTAGGGATTGACAGGGGAGGCCAAGACCAACTATGTTGGAAGTTGAATAACAGCACCAGTGCCATTTTATGGTTAAATCTTATTAGAAAGAGCTACAGAAAGCTATCTGAAGGACCAACTATCCCTGTAAAGCTATTTGGAAGATAACTGCTACAACTAAAGTTGCTTTCTTTTGCTTGAGAAGCAACTTAGAGTAGGGTGTTAACTATTAATAACCTTCAAAAATGGGAGAAAATTTCTGGTGAAGAGATGTTTTCTTTCTAAAAATGCAGCTGAGTCAGTAAACCACATCTTATGCCACTGTTCTTGGACAAGGAATTGTGGTACTTGACTTTTTTCATTTGCTGATTTCCCTTGGGCAGCTACCATGTCAGTTGGGAAAAAACTTCATATTTGGGGACACATTGATACTTGAACAGAGAGAATCTCAGTCTTTAACTTTGATCCCTATCATCATTTCTTGGAGGGTGAGAAATATAAGGGCTTTCGAAGGAGAGCAAAcatctcttctttttttttttttttggatatcgcTGGGTGTCCACGTCCGTGGAGAGCAAACATCTCTTCTTGCTCTCAAGGATAGTGGTTTAAGACACTTCCCCTATGGCTTAATTGGAAACATCTTATGGACATACACACTTccttaggatttttggatttctTATCTTGCACAGATACTGTTTTTGTTCTTGGGTTGGCACCCCCTTGGTGCCCTTGAATGAATCTCTGATGGGATAATGATAGGTCCATCTCTTATTCAATCAGACGAAGAAAAAAACCATTTAAAGACTCCATCAAACAAGCTTCGGTGACTTCTTGTTGCAACACTAGGACATTTACGTTATTTAGAGTGCTATTAAGTGCAAACAAAAGGCCTCTAAGGAACTACAACGCTGCACAAAAAACAAGCAAGCCCTTGACTAGAATCCAATATTAACTAAAAAATATACATGTTGCATGTATTCATAGAAGTACCTACCATCTTATATCTCTATTATCTACAAATATATTCTAACCAAGTATAAGCAATGTGAATCACTAATACAAAGATTTGGTTACAGAGCCCTGGTAGGAAGTTCTCCACAGAAACAGTATGGAACACAATCAGAGAATAATATCCAATAGTTGCTTAGTCTAATCTGGTATGGTATAGGAGGCATATTCCAAAACAATCATATATTTGCTGGATGGCTCTGAAAAATAGACTCCCTACAATGGACAGAATTTTGAAATGGGGAAAAATAAATGATGCTACATGTTTTCTGAGTAAAAATAGGATGGAATCAAAAAATCACCTGTTTTTTGAGTGTGTTGTAActcaataaaattaaaaaagagcAAAATCTGAAATGGAGATTGTGAATGAATACAATTTATGGGAAGAAACTTTAGAATAGTTAACAAAGACGGAAAAAAACAGTTATGCAGTCATAGCTAAGCCAGTGTTGGAGCGCTGCTGTATATCACTCCTGGAGGCTGAGGAATGAAGTGTTATTTGCTGGGAAGAATGAAGACTTAGAACAGGTACTCAGTAAGATGATGTTGGGTGTAAAACTGATATGTTCTAGCTAGAGCTGTTGGCTAGTTATATCATTTCTGGTGTTAGTTGTTTCTATATTGTAATTGTTTCCCCTTATTTGGTTTAAtgaaagcctttttttttttttttttgttaagagATAAGCTTCATATATTACCAACAGGAAACAGAACAAGGAGAACCTGCAGAGCTAAACTCCTTACACATCCAGTACAAAGATTACACACAAAATTTCACATCATCTACAATAGATTTCACAACAATATTGCTGTCCATAGCAATATCCCCAAATAATATCTCTTCACAAGTTCTCCAGATATGATAAATTGCTGCTGCTCATATAATCTTTTTTATCCCATCAGCTGTAGAATTTCCAGTTCTCTTTAGTAACTCTATGTTAGCTTGCCAATTTTCAGCCATACCATCAATGTACATAACAGAACAAGCTGAAAAGAAGATGCTTTTTGAGCAAGAACACTCAAAAAACAAATGATTCCTTGATTCCAAGCAGGAATTACAATCTACACAACTATCAGGAAATTTCCCCCATTTTCTAAGATTGTCCAGCATTGTTAATCGGTTTAAAGAAGCCATCCAACATATAAAACTATGCCTGGGAATGGTTTAATGAAAGCTTATCTTCTACCAAAAAAACAAGGAATTGGTTATAACTTATATGTGCAAAACAGATTTGAttagattgaaaaaaaaaaatttcttgttcTAATAGATATAATGATGATTCACATTATTACCTCAAAAGTAAATGAGAAGAGTAAAATACCTTTTTAATCTGTGTGACTAATATAGATTCAATACCATTGAATCCATGTCTTAAGATGGTATCAACATTTGTGAGTGAAATATATTCAATCTCCAGGACTCCTATATGATTACCTGATAAGGGAGATATCAAGGGCAGTTTTCAAATAAGGTGGAGGGATCTAATTCAAGGCTTTTGTGCGGCAAGTATTGAAAGTCCTTACTACAAGCACCACAACTAGAATACAGACCAAGTTTGTGAAATTGAAAATTTCTCTTGTAGAGTATATGCAACAATTTGCCAAAAGAAACAACTTAGTCATCCATGTAAGCAATAAGCCCCGTAATGACCATTACGAAAGCATccatgaaaatataattttaacaaaacAGCAAATATACGACACATAATTTCAAAATGTTAAACACTAAGCCAATTTAGAAGAGAGCTCAACACACGTTAGGTAGTTGGATAAAGTTTTGCTGCATCCTGACACAATTTTCAGGGTCTCTAGTGTGCACGCAGCTGATATAATTGCATTTGTGGAAGCAATAGCTGgtataatatttttcacaacacCCTGTAAACAACAGAAACATCTACTCGTGTTATTTCAACAGCATTCGTTATCAAAAAAACAAAACCACTTATACATGACATTCATGTACCAATACTTTGAATAACTAATTGATTAAGAAGGCAGCACATAAGGGGCAAAATCGTTAGAAAGATTATGAGGAACTAGTAAGAACAGGAAACTAAAACTGGTTTAGCATAGTAAGGGCCTTTTTAGTTGTGTAATTTCACTTTCTATTTTCAGTCTTCCAAATAGTTACACAAATACAACCTATTTTTCTAGCTTTTCACATTTGTATagaaagttggaaaacatctttttattgtttttcttttatACTTCATATAAATGTCAGAAAACTGGGTAAGAGGGTGGCATTCTTTGTAACTATTTAGAAAGCTGGAAGCGGTAAATAAAAACTCTTTTCCACAACTAACCAGGCCCTAAAGTTTCCAAAACAATTTAAATGTGAAAAATATAAGTGCCTAACTGATATAATTAAGTAACTTACCCTcagataaaaatttatttaacactaagatctcatcataaaaaataaaaaaaatttcaatatgataTCCCTTCGGGAGGAAAAAAACTCCAAAAGCCAAATAACATACTACTACATATGTGTGAGCGCACAAACatattatatatacacacacacacacacacacatatgtataaGAAGCAAACTTGCTTCTGAGAAAAGCATATACCagagaacaaaaatatttgaGACTTCTGAGTCAAAGAATATGCAACACCTAAAGCTTCTGATAAATAAATATATCCCAGAGAACAAACATACCTGAGTCAAAGAATATGTGACACCTGGAATGCCAAAGAGCTCAGCTCTCTTGACAGCCTATATGATATggggaaaaaaaataagaaacaaaaaataaacacaaATAGTTAAAAAAATCTCTTAACGCTGCACTTTATTAACCTCTGAATAAACCCACTTCATGTGTTCTGGTTCATCTGGATCAAAAGCTTTGCCATTATGAACCTGCAAGTGAAAACACATGATAAGATCATAACGCACAGTTTAATAGGGCCACTTCCACAAAGAGGAAAATGATAGTGACTGATGCAGTACCTCATCCCACTTGATTAAGTGGGCATATTCAATACAATGAGCAGCAGTTCTAGGGGTTTCTGCAAGAGTGCATAAAGGAAACTTCACTTGTGGGGGGAAAAGCCAGATAGTACACTCAAAGCATGGTGTGACACCTGGCATGATAACCCTAGCATGGCCCTTGAAACCTTCAGTTCCACCATCTACCATAGGTTTAATTGTTTCTTCTCGTGGGTTGTCCTCAGAATCGTACTCTGAATTTCCAAAAACAGTAAGATGAACTTCATAAAGCAGATCATAGAAAAGGCttatcacttgattcatcaaAAAACACAACTAGAGTGCACATAAAAATTTATCACATAACCTGCATGTCATGTTATACAAAAGAATGTTAATACAAAGTGCAAAAGTTCTTACAAAGTATCAGAAAGATCTTGAATCCAAAAGCCACCAGTCTGAAAATGACCAATAAAATGCAAAGTATATGTAACCTTTGGGCAGCTGATCTTACCAAATTGACTTTTGAGGAAACTAATATAACAAAATATAGCATCTGGCAAGACAGGAGGCAAGTTGCATGAGCACAGAAAATTGTGTTGAAAATTTAAGAAGCATTAACAGAAATAAGAAAGAACACTAGTCATAGTCCTCTTAAAGTATATTCACAATGACCTTCCATTATCTGCAAATCATAGAAATTTAGAAAGTCTAATAATCATCAAAACATTACAGAACCATTTCCATGTCATATAGCGAATTTGCATGCTGTTTAGCATAAACATGCCTTCATGACACATCATGGTGCTTATAATACACAACGAGTTCATGTTTCAACTAtacaaaacatatttttaaaagtgGCTGCGACCATTACATAACAGTTTATTGGGTTCGCAATACCTTTACACACCCTGAAATTGGTAGGAATAAAAATCACAGCCATTATGGACCACTACCATTACATAAAGCCTGCTACAGCCATTATGTAACCAAAATACAGAAGCAGGAAAGaagtttatttttttactttttcttctcacttttgttTTTCTCCACTTTATAAATCATTCGTGATATACTATGTGAAGAGAGGCGGAAAAGATTATAAAGAGGATGAtcatgatacaaaatttactttttttctttaaatactcacaagagatgcaataATTAACAATTTGACAATACTAATTTGCTAAGAAGATATTTTGTTTTGGTCATATTTGAAATGTACATTCtctatttttcaacttcaaccttcctTTCTTTTCTAGTGTTTATCGTGTTCAAgatgttactttatttatttaatgataaattGTATGATCATACATTATAATTTTAACGCTTAGGCTATAGTTAATTAGTTATACAATATAACTTGTTggtaaaaatttattaaatttgtatttatttaaacaATAAAGTAGTAGAAGTTGTGCAATTTactgtatatttgtattattcgtagtATCTAATAGATTAATAGGTGCATAATGTAtcttgtttaattaattaatttatcacacacacaaaaataatttttttgacaatggtggtttaaaacaaatgtataTTTTTTGACCTTACCAAACAACTTAgctgaactaaaggatccaaaatacactaaaactctttgcCAAAAGGGTTAAGACTTAAGAGCttaaaatatgcaaatataataatatacataggTTTATATGATTgcatataatttaaattattataccaTTTCATACTTCATGCTCATAACCTGCAGTATGAGACAAAAAAATAAAGCTTCAAGTGACCAAGTCATAAGGCTTGCCTTATACCTTGAACACATGCTTTGTGCAATATATAGTGACCAAAGATAAAGGACCTCATCATTAATCTGAGAATAGaacgatttaaaaaaaaaaaaattactatattTTAATTAGTTCTTCTTCACTGTTATTTAACAAAATCAGATTGTTGAAAAATCCTTCCAGCCTCTTCTGACATCAGGACTTTCACTGTAAATGTTTTAAGGATATTTTAGTTATTTGACCACAACAAAGATTTTTTGTGAATTCTTTCAGTTTagtaaagcaaaaaaataaattaaattaaaagaattttcaaGTATATGCAATCGTATAAGTCTTCGAATCTATGACAAACAAATTTATAAACATGAACCTATGAAACCTCACTGCCTCTTCCTAAAAAAATAGCAACAGCAACTTGACATGCCTGTAATGGACATAAGGTGGAAGAAACACATTGCATCAATAAATAAATTTGCCTGCAACACTTCAACTTAAACTTTTATGGttcataatacatatattttttctttcatgttctttctttttcctttttttttgtgaaaaactatttctttctttcttggctttGTTCAAATAAGCTCAATAGTTTGGTATATACAAATGACTTGCTAGAGGTAAGTCCCACTTGTACAAGAACAAGTGACTTCTCCCTGCAGCTCATATTTGTAGCTAGACCCCCTATCAATTTACCATCAAGGATATAAAACCCTGAATCCATTATAACATGCCAAATGCCAAAGAGACCATGTCTCATATGTCTTGCTACAACAGCACAAGTAGGTTGTTGCTATTACATTTTAGAGAACTTTTTACTATTTTCCTCATTAATAAAGGATCGTTTTTTGCAACTGATAAATGGCGAGTGAAAAACTAACAAGATGCATACAGATATAATCCTGAAGACAGTAAAACAATACATGCAAAGACAAAGCCAAAATAGTAGTTTGAATATTGTAACAATTGGTATCTTATATTAATAGGGAGGATATAGAGTAGTTAATTTTACACCAATATGTGTGGAAAAAAGGCTAACATTCATATATAGGTGAACCTAGCAATTCTATGTGACTTTAATGAAGCTAACCAGAAGCACAAAAGATAATACACACCTAGAAAACTACAGGCTACAGCATTTATGTAGCTTCGAGCCTCAATGGAATCGAGACCAAGAGCAATAATATTGAAATCATTATAGAAGTCAAGGTCTTTGTCCTCAATCCGGCAAAAATGAGGCACAATATTCACACCACTAACTCTTTCCATGACACGCTGTGCTGCTACCTCAGCCTTTGGCTTTCCAACATCTTGAAGCCTACAATATTGACATCATAGTTAAGCATGTCAATAGTTAAGCAACAGTTTCTCACTATGAATGGTGTAGATGACACTTATAGCTCATCCAAAGGAAAGCTTTGGGTTTATTAATATTATCGAAGGTGATGCAATGCAAATCCAGTGCATGAGGAGGTCAGTAAGCATGTTGACTTGTGACCCATTTATCCTCTTCTAATGCATCAAGAAAGATCAATTACCAAATTAAGATATCGTCCCTGTTGGAGGTATCTAGGGCGGTGAGATGGACTACTGTTGTGCAGTCCATGCCTAGTGGGCCTCTAATGAccaaaaaagtaaataaataaataaagtacaaAATGCAAGCCTTCTTTATGAAATccatttcttcatcttcattttcattttcttccacTCCTAGCATTTTGGTAATTGGTATCTTACATCATTCTCCTGCACTAGTTGAAAAGGCATCATCCCCCGCAGCACTACAAGTACTGATTTATAGGAACCAACACCAAATGTGCCCAAAGGAGCAGGCTCCTAGAACTAGATGTAAAGAAGCGGTTTAGTAGTTCTTTTATGCATTCCCTTTGCTAGGCACTTGAAAATCACTCAACGGATCTCCGAGCATATCCCTTGTTTCTCGTCTATCAATCTAAACAACTAAAATGGGGAGAAAATTTTATCCATGACCTAATAAATCATACAACACTAAAAGGAATTTCTCCATGAATTGAAAAACTTGGTTTGAGAAATGGGGTGAAAAATCCATAATAATGTAGCTCAAAATTAGTGGCATCACACAAATGACCTAATAACGATTTTTTTCTAGAAACAATTCTACATCGTAACGTGAAAGAGATTACCTAAAGAGAAACTGCCGATTAAGGTTGGAGATCTCGATGCGGTCCATGTCAATGACCTCGAGATTTTGAAAACCCGACAAGGCGAGGTCCTTCAGCAGCTCGCAGCCCAGTCCACCAGCGCCTACCACCAACACTTTCGCATATTTTCCAATGTCGTCCCTCAACTGCAATACAAAAGAAAAACACCAATACTTCGATCAAACCACTGCCCAGTGAACAAACAACACAAATGCACACCAACTGTTCGTTAAAATGTCCCGAAAAACTCATTCAATCGAGAAGAGAAAGAAGCTTGAAGCCCTGTCTACACCCTACTATATAATcccacacaaacacacacaaacAGAGAGGGTACCGAGACTGACTTCGGGACTGGGTTCGAAGTTAGCGCCAACGAGGTGGCCAGGTCTCAGGAGGAGCTTGTCGAGGTCTCTTGATCTGCTAACTTGGGCGTCGGAGTTCGCCATGGCAATCCCTGCCTCTTCTCCGGTGAGAGAATCTCCCTTGAGACCGACGGGGGCAAGACTGAAGTGGGGAGATGGCTAAAAGCTTGGTTTTTACGCTTGGAATATTGAGTCTAAAACTCCGGCAGCGCACCCGGCCAAATAACGCCGTCTGAAACGAAATTCGTCGGACAAACTTACGTTTTctcaaagaaaatttattttagaaCTGTTAAAATAACGCCGTCCGAAACGAAATTCGTGGGATAAACTTACGTTTTctcaaagaaaatttattttctcgGGGGACGGCcccttaattttaattaaaaatttggaCAAACGAGGATTGGTCCCTCGAGTTCTGTTCTCCTTACTCCCCCCGGCTCCAAGCTGCTTCCAATGGCTC
This genomic stretch from Malania oleifera isolate guangnan ecotype guangnan chromosome 3, ASM2987363v1, whole genome shotgun sequence harbors:
- the LOC131150204 gene encoding NEDD8-activating enzyme E1 catalytic subunit, with the protein product MANSDAQVSRSRDLDKLLLRPGHLVGANFEPSPELRDDIGKYAKVLVVGAGGLGCELLKDLALSGFQNLEVIDMDRIEISNLNRQFLFRLQDVGKPKAEVAAQRVMERVSGVNIVPHFCRIEDKDLDFYNDFNIIALGLDSIEARSYINAVACSFLEYDSEDNPREETIKPMVDGGTEGFKGHARVIMPGVTPCFECTIWLFPPQVKFPLCTLAETPRTAAHCIEYAHLIKWDEVHNGKAFDPDEPEHMKWVYSEAVKRAELFGIPGVTYSLTQGVVKNIIPAIASTNAIISAACTLETLKIVSGCSKTLSNYLTYNGAEGLHTKVTEFVKDKDCLVCGPGVLIELDPSVTLQEFIKLLEVHPKLLLTKASVTHRGKNLYMQAPPVLEEMTRSNLNLLLFDLMGKIPKDVVHVTGTTSKNDKKTSSLRKLWVIFKSVDEVTDMDMAGGT